The following proteins are co-located in the Paenibacillus sp. JNUCC32 genome:
- a CDS encoding calcium-translocating P-type ATPase, SERCA-type — protein sequence MEQKQWHQMDTDELQQVLQMHPEQGLTEEEAGERRKKSGYNELSEGVKISPFVLFLNQFKDFMMLVLLGATLVSGLLGEYLDAVTIVAIILINGILGFIQEFKAERSLRALKQLSAPTSKVIRDGKVVQLTARELVPGDVILVESGDRIPADVRWLEINSCSVEESALTGESLPVNKHAEPIHDAEVPLGDRKNIGFMGTMVARGTGKGVVIRTGMDTEMGKIADLIQNTESQETPLQHRLEQLGKILIAVSLGLTVLVVVAGILHGQPAAGMFFAGVSLAVAAIPEGLPAIVTIALSLGVQRMIKRKAIVRKLPSVETLGCASVICSDKTGTLTQNKMTVTQVWLGGRTLEVTGHGYDPTGQILHRGKPVELRSDQGLRRLLQISGLCNNAEIYENVQEEARSKRKGKEEPAAAAWELKGDPTEGALLTLSSKMGLTKGSLNSIYQRDKEFPFDSERKLMSVIVSHQGGRLLCTKGAPDVLLDACAYIMWDGNVVPLTSTLRQKVLAANEGMASNALRVLGLAYRDLRSYDKPETEKEAESQLIFVGLAGMIDPPRREVRDAIATCRRAGIKTVMITGDHRTTAEAIAAQLGILPRNGLSLSGQELSRMDDKELDARVDQTFVYARVSPEHKLRIVKSLQRKGHVVAMTGDGVNDAPAIKASDIGIAMGITGTDVTKEASSLVLSDDNFSTIVSAIEEGRSIYENIRKFIRYLLASNVGEILTMFFAMMMGLPLPLVPIQILWVNLVTDGLPAMALGVDQPEKDLMEHKPRGAKENIFARRLGWKIISRGILIGLCTLGAFWVTLRIAPNDPGQLAKAQSVAFATLVMAQLIHVFDCRSSRSIFHRNPLQNKALVLAVLSSVLLMLGVMYIEAFQPIFKTVPLGLKEWALTLVAAGIPTFLMGAGSVWGGRRNRNRNRRGMMTKSANISA from the coding sequence ATGGAACAAAAGCAATGGCACCAGATGGACACGGATGAATTGCAGCAAGTACTGCAGATGCATCCGGAGCAGGGCCTCACGGAAGAGGAAGCCGGGGAGAGACGAAAAAAAAGTGGCTACAACGAGCTCTCCGAGGGCGTTAAAATTTCTCCATTTGTTCTGTTCTTGAATCAATTTAAGGATTTCATGATGCTGGTGCTTCTTGGGGCCACCCTGGTATCCGGCCTGCTGGGCGAGTATCTGGATGCCGTCACGATCGTGGCCATCATCCTGATCAACGGGATCCTTGGTTTCATCCAGGAATTCAAGGCGGAGCGGTCGCTTCGGGCCTTGAAGCAGCTGTCCGCGCCGACCTCCAAGGTCATCCGGGACGGCAAGGTGGTGCAGCTAACGGCCAGAGAGCTCGTACCTGGCGATGTCATTCTCGTCGAGAGCGGAGACCGTATCCCGGCCGACGTTCGCTGGCTCGAGATCAACAGCTGCAGCGTCGAGGAGTCCGCCTTGACCGGCGAGTCCCTGCCGGTAAATAAGCATGCCGAGCCGATCCACGATGCGGAAGTTCCGCTGGGCGACCGGAAGAACATCGGGTTCATGGGAACGATGGTGGCCCGCGGCACGGGTAAAGGCGTTGTCATCCGGACCGGAATGGATACGGAGATGGGCAAAATCGCCGATTTGATCCAAAACACGGAATCCCAGGAGACGCCGCTGCAGCATCGCCTGGAGCAGTTGGGCAAAATTCTGATCGCCGTGTCGTTGGGGCTGACGGTCTTGGTCGTAGTCGCAGGCATTCTGCATGGACAGCCTGCAGCAGGGATGTTCTTCGCAGGGGTCAGCCTTGCCGTAGCGGCCATTCCCGAAGGGCTGCCGGCCATCGTCACGATTGCGCTATCCCTCGGCGTGCAGCGCATGATCAAGCGCAAAGCGATCGTGCGCAAGCTGCCATCCGTGGAGACGCTGGGCTGCGCATCGGTGATCTGTTCGGATAAAACGGGGACGCTCACGCAGAATAAAATGACCGTGACCCAGGTTTGGCTGGGAGGACGTACGCTGGAAGTGACCGGGCACGGGTATGACCCGACGGGTCAAATCCTCCACAGAGGCAAGCCTGTCGAGCTGAGATCCGATCAGGGGCTTCGCAGACTGCTGCAAATCAGCGGGCTGTGCAACAATGCGGAGATCTATGAGAATGTGCAGGAGGAAGCCCGGAGCAAGCGCAAGGGCAAGGAGGAGCCGGCGGCAGCTGCTTGGGAGTTAAAAGGGGACCCGACAGAAGGAGCGCTGCTGACGCTGTCGTCCAAAATGGGATTGACGAAGGGCAGCCTGAACTCTATCTACCAAAGAGACAAAGAGTTTCCTTTCGATTCGGAGCGGAAGCTGATGTCCGTCATCGTCAGCCATCAGGGCGGACGCTTGCTCTGCACGAAGGGCGCACCGGACGTCCTGCTGGACGCCTGTGCTTATATCATGTGGGACGGGAACGTCGTGCCGCTGACCTCCACGCTCCGTCAGAAGGTGCTGGCCGCCAATGAAGGCATGGCTTCCAACGCGCTGCGCGTGCTTGGTTTGGCTTACCGGGATTTGCGTTCCTATGATAAGCCGGAAACGGAGAAAGAGGCGGAGAGCCAGCTTATCTTTGTGGGGCTGGCCGGAATGATCGATCCGCCGCGCCGTGAAGTGCGCGACGCGATTGCGACGTGCCGCCGCGCCGGAATCAAGACCGTGATGATCACGGGCGACCATCGGACAACGGCGGAAGCGATCGCGGCCCAGCTCGGGATCCTGCCAAGGAACGGTCTGTCGCTATCGGGACAGGAGTTATCCCGAATGGACGACAAGGAGCTGGATGCGAGGGTGGATCAAACCTTCGTTTATGCCCGCGTCTCTCCCGAGCACAAGCTTCGCATCGTGAAATCGCTCCAGCGGAAGGGGCATGTGGTTGCCATGACGGGGGATGGCGTGAACGATGCACCGGCCATCAAAGCCTCGGATATCGGGATTGCCATGGGCATTACCGGCACGGACGTAACGAAGGAAGCGTCGTCGCTGGTGCTCAGTGACGATAATTTCTCCACGATTGTTTCGGCGATTGAGGAGGGGCGGAGCATTTATGAAAATATCCGCAAATTCATCCGCTATTTGCTGGCCTCCAATGTCGGCGAGATTCTGACGATGTTTTTTGCGATGATGATGGGGCTTCCGCTTCCGCTCGTTCCGATCCAGATTCTGTGGGTAAACCTGGTCACCGACGGGCTCCCGGCCATGGCGCTCGGGGTGGACCAGCCGGAGAAGGACCTGATGGAGCACAAGCCGCGGGGGGCAAAGGAAAATATTTTCGCCAGACGCCTAGGCTGGAAAATCATCAGCCGCGGCATCTTGATCGGCTTGTGCACGCTCGGCGCATTTTGGGTCACGCTGCGCATCGCTCCGAATGATCCAGGGCAGCTGGCCAAGGCGCAGTCCGTTGCCTTTGCTACCCTCGTCATGGCCCAGCTGATCCATGTGTTCGACTGCCGCAGCTCGCGCTCGATTTTCCATCGGAACCCGCTTCAGAACAAAGCTTTGGTTCTGGCCGTGCTGTCCTCGGTATTGCTGATGCTCGGCGTCATGTACATCGAGGCGTTCCAGCCGATCTTCAAGACGGTTCCGCTTGGCCTGAAAGAGTGGGCGTTGACACTCGTCGCCGCCGGCATTCCTACCTTCCTGATGGGGGCCGGAAGCGTGTGGGGCGGCAGACGGAACCGCAACCGGAACCGCCGCGGCATGATGACGAAGAGTGCAAATATTTCGGCGTAA
- a CDS encoding Rqc2 family fibronectin-binding protein, with product MALDGIVTRAIVHELQACRGARINKIYQPNDRDIVFHIRTQQGNAKLLLSANPTYPRVHLTQETFLNPAEAPMFCMILRKHCESGIIEDIQQVGMERIIHMTIRQRDELGDVSSKKIIVELMGRHSNIILLDPASDTILDGINHVTPAISSYRVVMPGFSYTNPPEQHKRNPLETGQEAFRESCLVNEESAVSWLVGEFSGLSPLAAQEIAHRAGEGHPGGNEGEKEKDCGSLWRAFDEVMGQVRSHQYTPVTGVNPKGKSVFSVIPLTLLADETRTYESVSQCMEDYYGDKAQRDTVKQKVSDLLRFLQNERTKNIKKLDNLNKDLEEAGDADRYRIFGELLFASLHQIQKGDREVQLINFYDEEQAAVTIPLDPLLTPSDNAQRYFKKYNKYKNSLAVINEQLIKTREEINYIENLLQQLSHASLNDIDEIRDELVQQGYLRDRSRKTKKKKKNDKPTLHVYTSSEGVELYVGKNNLQNEYVTNRLASSNDTWLHTKDIPGSHVVIRSSEYGDATLQEAAQLAAYYSQAKESSSVPVDYTLIRHVRKPNGAKPGFVIYDNQKTLFVTPDEQLIKAMPNSVKNNRN from the coding sequence ATGGCACTAGACGGCATTGTCACGCGCGCGATCGTGCATGAGCTTCAAGCCTGCCGGGGCGCACGAATCAATAAAATATATCAACCGAACGATCGGGACATCGTGTTTCATATACGCACCCAGCAAGGAAACGCCAAGCTGCTGTTGTCCGCAAACCCCACGTATCCCAGGGTGCATCTGACGCAGGAAACGTTTCTCAATCCGGCCGAAGCGCCGATGTTTTGCATGATTCTGCGCAAGCATTGCGAGAGCGGCATCATCGAGGACATCCAGCAGGTGGGCATGGAGCGGATCATCCATATGACGATTCGCCAGCGCGACGAGCTCGGGGATGTTTCCTCCAAAAAAATCATCGTGGAGCTGATGGGCAGACACAGCAACATCATTCTGCTTGATCCCGCGAGTGATACCATACTGGACGGCATCAACCATGTGACGCCCGCCATCAGCAGCTACCGCGTGGTCATGCCGGGATTTTCCTACACGAATCCGCCGGAGCAGCATAAGCGGAATCCGCTCGAAACCGGGCAGGAAGCTTTCCGGGAGTCCTGTCTGGTGAACGAGGAGTCGGCGGTCTCATGGCTGGTCGGCGAATTCAGCGGCCTAAGCCCGCTGGCAGCGCAGGAAATTGCCCACCGTGCAGGAGAAGGCCATCCGGGGGGAAACGAAGGGGAAAAAGAAAAAGATTGCGGCAGCCTGTGGCGTGCATTCGATGAGGTGATGGGACAAGTCCGCAGCCATCAATATACGCCTGTTACAGGTGTCAATCCCAAGGGCAAATCGGTGTTCTCCGTCATACCGCTGACATTGCTTGCGGACGAGACCAGAACCTACGAATCGGTCAGCCAATGCATGGAGGATTATTACGGGGATAAGGCGCAGCGGGACACGGTTAAACAGAAGGTCAGCGACCTCCTCCGATTCCTGCAGAATGAACGGACCAAAAACATCAAGAAGCTGGATAATCTGAACAAAGATTTGGAGGAAGCCGGCGATGCCGATCGGTACCGGATTTTTGGCGAGCTTCTCTTCGCCTCGCTCCATCAGATTCAGAAGGGCGACCGCGAAGTCCAGCTGATCAACTTCTACGATGAAGAGCAGGCGGCCGTCACCATACCGCTGGATCCGCTCCTGACCCCATCGGACAATGCCCAGCGATATTTCAAAAAGTACAACAAGTACAAGAACAGCCTCGCGGTCATCAACGAACAGTTAATCAAAACCCGCGAAGAGATCAACTATATCGAGAATCTTCTGCAGCAGCTGTCGCATGCTTCCCTGAACGACATCGATGAAATCAGGGACGAATTGGTCCAGCAGGGATATTTAAGAGACCGCAGCCGCAAAACGAAGAAAAAGAAGAAAAACGACAAGCCGACGCTGCATGTCTATACTTCATCCGAAGGCGTCGAGCTCTATGTGGGCAAAAACAACCTTCAAAACGAATACGTGACCAACCGTCTCGCTTCCTCGAACGACACATGGCTGCACACAAAGGATATCCCGGGTTCCCATGTGGTCATCCGCAGCAGCGAGTACGGGGACGCGACGCTCCAGGAAGCGGCGCAGCTGGCGGCTTATTACAGTCAGGCCAAAGAATCCAGCAGCGTGCCCGTCGACTATACGCTCATTCGCCACGTCCGCAAGCCGAATGGAGCCAAGCCCGGCTTCGTCATCTACGACAATCAGAAAACGCTGTTCGTGACGCCGGACGAGCAGCTGATCAAGGCCATGCCCAATTCGGTAAAAAACAATCGCAATTAA
- a CDS encoding PHP domain-containing protein, translating to MDKLASRKGCDLHSHTQASDGMNTPSENVQLAYERGLGALAITDHDTVAGIEEALQAGERLNIIVVPGVEISTMAGGTDIHVLGYYVDHRDPVFLERLAALRRTREKRNEKILAKLRELGIELTMEEVIAVLGRPLEPDESIGRPHIADALVHKGHALDLRDAFDRYLAQGAAAYVPQPRIHPKEACEWIREAGGVPVLAHPGLYGDDALVRTVIEESGFKGIEVYHSDHGVSEEERYLAMAEEYGFIVTAGSDYHGQRQGQVFHGDIGSRQVSTQVLDRLQQARART from the coding sequence ATGGATAAACTCGCGTCTCGAAAGGGCTGCGATCTTCATTCGCACACCCAGGCTTCGGATGGAATGAATACGCCTTCGGAGAACGTACAGCTTGCCTATGAGCGTGGGCTGGGGGCTTTGGCCATTACGGATCATGATACCGTAGCCGGCATCGAGGAAGCGCTGCAAGCGGGAGAGCGCTTGAACATCATCGTGGTCCCCGGCGTAGAAATCAGCACCATGGCAGGCGGGACGGATATTCACGTCCTGGGCTATTACGTCGATCACCGGGACCCCGTGTTTCTGGAGCGGCTGGCAGCGCTTCGCCGCACGAGGGAGAAGCGCAATGAGAAGATCTTGGCTAAGCTTCGCGAGCTTGGCATCGAGCTTACGATGGAGGAAGTCATTGCGGTATTGGGGCGGCCGCTGGAGCCCGATGAGAGCATCGGACGCCCGCATATTGCGGATGCGCTGGTCCATAAAGGACATGCCCTGGATCTGCGGGATGCCTTCGACCGGTATCTCGCCCAGGGTGCTGCTGCCTATGTACCGCAGCCGCGGATCCATCCCAAGGAAGCCTGCGAATGGATCCGTGAAGCCGGCGGCGTGCCGGTGCTTGCGCACCCCGGGCTCTACGGCGATGATGCGTTGGTCAGAACGGTCATTGAAGAGTCAGGGTTCAAGGGGATCGAAGTCTATCATTCGGACCATGGGGTATCGGAGGAGGAACGTTACTTGGCGATGGCCGAGGAGTACGGCTTCATCGTGACCGCCGGATCGGATTACCATGGACAGAGGCAGGGCCAGGTATTCCATGGGGATATCGGCAGCCGCCAGGTATCCACCCAGGTGCTGGACCGGCTTCAACAGGCGCGGGCAAGAACCTAA
- a CDS encoding selenium metabolism-associated LysR family transcriptional regulator produces MNFHQLHIFYTVAERGSFSAAAQALHMSQPAVTMQVQALEEYFGTKLLIRSTKRMELSEAGRTLLPFARRSLELSQATDAAMAAFSNKLQGRLQLGASLTIGEYVLPRLLGPFGREYPDISIMLKVMNTTQILEEIASHQLNFGLIEAPVEHPDMVLDAVMEDELKLIVPSSHPLAQREDAIYLKDVLTYPFVLREKGSGTRKVMEDVLLERGHDPESIQTVMELGSTGAVKSAVEEGLGITMLSTSTVKHETALGLVKMIDIADASFKRNFYSIHLRSALLPMSAMTFLAYLRERRR; encoded by the coding sequence ATGAATTTTCACCAGCTACATATCTTTTACACGGTGGCCGAGCGCGGAAGTTTTTCCGCTGCTGCGCAAGCGCTTCATATGAGCCAGCCGGCCGTGACGATGCAGGTGCAGGCGCTGGAGGAGTACTTTGGGACAAAGCTGCTCATCCGTTCCACCAAGCGCATGGAGTTATCCGAGGCCGGGAGGACGCTGCTCCCCTTTGCCCGCAGGAGCCTGGAGCTGTCGCAGGCCACGGACGCGGCCATGGCGGCGTTCTCGAACAAACTTCAGGGAAGGCTGCAGCTCGGGGCAAGCCTGACGATCGGGGAGTATGTGCTGCCGCGATTGCTGGGGCCCTTCGGCCGGGAGTACCCGGACATATCGATAATGCTCAAAGTGATGAACACTACGCAGATTCTCGAGGAAATCGCAAGCCATCAACTGAACTTCGGACTGATCGAGGCTCCGGTGGAACATCCGGACATGGTGCTGGATGCGGTCATGGAGGATGAGCTGAAACTGATCGTTCCTTCCAGCCATCCTTTAGCGCAAAGGGAAGATGCGATATATTTGAAGGATGTGCTGACGTATCCGTTTGTGCTGCGCGAGAAAGGTTCCGGCACCAGGAAGGTCATGGAGGACGTGCTGCTGGAGCGGGGGCACGATCCCGAGAGCATCCAGACGGTGATGGAGCTGGGGAGCACGGGAGCGGTCAAATCGGCGGTAGAGGAAGGACTCGGCATCACGATGCTGTCAACCTCTACGGTTAAGCACGAGACGGCGCTCGGGTTAGTCAAAATGATCGATATCGCGGATGCGTCATTTAAACGGAATTTCTATTCCATTCATTTGCGGTCGGCGCTCTTGCCGATGTCGGCGATGACGTTTTTGGCCTATTTAAGAGAGCGACGGCGTTAA
- a CDS encoding YlbG family protein has protein sequence MLAERTGFIIWVSDVKAARNLEKYGSVHYISRRMHYVVMYVNADRAEETMKNIRRLSYVRKIERSYRNEIKTEYSSKGPDKAKFYGP, from the coding sequence ATGTTGGCTGAACGGACGGGTTTTATTATATGGGTCAGCGATGTTAAGGCAGCAAGGAATTTGGAGAAATACGGCAGCGTCCATTATATATCGCGCCGCATGCATTACGTTGTCATGTACGTCAACGCTGACCGTGCCGAAGAGACAATGAAGAACATCCGGAGATTGTCCTACGTTCGTAAGATCGAGCGCTCCTACCGGAACGAGATTAAGACAGAGTACAGCAGCAAGGGGCCGGATAAAGCCAAGTTTTACGGTCCCTAG
- a CDS encoding YlbF family regulator, with product MSVSEINTVDMAEVLTYAYEIGDMINASVEVADYLYWKQAVENDPMIQALVRKLESKKELFEETQRFGHFHPNYHSAKDEVAAVEAELEAFEPVARFKQAEKNLDDLLHSMSERIAFSVSESIKVPGNDPLPKKGCGSGGACSCG from the coding sequence ATGAGCGTATCGGAAATAAACACGGTCGATATGGCCGAGGTGCTCACCTATGCCTACGAAATAGGCGACATGATTAATGCTTCCGTCGAAGTGGCGGATTATCTATATTGGAAGCAGGCAGTTGAGAATGACCCCATGATTCAGGCTTTGGTCAGAAAGCTTGAATCGAAGAAGGAGTTGTTCGAAGAGACGCAGCGGTTCGGCCACTTTCACCCGAATTACCATTCGGCCAAGGATGAAGTAGCCGCGGTGGAAGCGGAACTGGAGGCTTTTGAGCCCGTAGCCCGGTTCAAGCAGGCGGAGAAGAATCTGGACGATCTGCTGCATTCCATGTCGGAAAGGATTGCTTTTTCGGTTTCGGAGAGCATCAAGGTTCCCGGCAATGACCCTCTTCCGAAGAAGGGGTGCGGCAGCGGAGGAGCCTGCTCGTGCGGATAA
- a CDS encoding helicase-associated domain-containing protein: MTRQQDMADTMGLERLLPKERSVLHHIWRRFAGQGFDDDKLRSLRFPRLSGVEAQLAFISLRQQGWVRAVKRGWGERLYFIPFDKLQILQEGCGPVEALETGSMPPASVRLQQEARSGIAIDMFNVLVYMAKNRVSLTAKGILHKKCIQKLGGEIALTPYDVEGLALHYDHADAYPPHVAMVLDLLFMFELVVAEQGELKLNRTALRRWLMLSREAMDRSVLLHMMERYIPNSAEFQHWTWRICHSSLSGGVWYRAWQMPAAVSEPLEGGASTGKELLPEEAASWLRLLTGCGYTDLGIDDDGQFLFRWRVAPSSLLDGSEGADTGSSGLFIQPDFDILIPPDVPNSVKFQAACCTERILDDVMTVYRLTRDSVMQAAKAGMEPEGIAAFFSKHAAAGMPENVQAALYQWGKEMDRAGLNESLRYEEAPPEEDTELAGTDGNDRYPMQWGTRSRPSCGLIRPARSELALEPDDTLPDPSSVIPDLNRIPVMWTRDWRSYHGSTAKQMMEQALELSAKLEIAVDGSRMEFIPFQILRQPWKISGALYDPDSDKTGAIVELGEGEWREMRLVIP, translated from the coding sequence ATGACGAGGCAGCAGGACATGGCGGACACGATGGGCCTGGAACGGCTTCTTCCGAAGGAGCGATCGGTCCTCCACCATATCTGGCGCCGCTTTGCCGGGCAGGGTTTCGATGACGACAAGCTGCGCTCATTGCGATTTCCCCGCTTGAGCGGCGTGGAGGCGCAGCTTGCCTTCATCTCCTTGAGACAACAAGGATGGGTGCGAGCGGTCAAGAGAGGTTGGGGCGAGAGGCTGTATTTCATTCCTTTTGACAAGCTGCAGATCCTCCAAGAAGGCTGTGGTCCTGTGGAGGCACTTGAAACAGGCTCCATGCCTCCCGCATCCGTGAGGCTTCAGCAGGAGGCAAGAAGCGGCATAGCGATCGATATGTTCAATGTTCTCGTATATATGGCCAAGAACCGCGTATCGTTGACCGCTAAAGGGATTTTGCATAAGAAATGTATTCAGAAACTGGGGGGCGAGATCGCCTTAACGCCATACGATGTCGAAGGGCTCGCCCTTCACTATGATCATGCGGATGCGTACCCTCCACATGTCGCGATGGTGTTGGATCTGTTGTTTATGTTTGAGCTGGTCGTTGCAGAGCAGGGGGAATTGAAGCTGAACCGTACCGCATTGCGGCGTTGGCTCATGCTCTCCCGGGAAGCGATGGACCGGTCCGTCCTTCTTCACATGATGGAACGCTACATTCCGAACTCGGCCGAGTTTCAGCATTGGACTTGGCGGATATGTCACTCGTCGCTGTCCGGCGGGGTGTGGTACCGCGCCTGGCAGATGCCCGCTGCAGTCTCTGAGCCTTTGGAAGGAGGTGCATCCACCGGAAAAGAATTATTGCCGGAGGAAGCCGCTTCATGGCTCCGGTTATTAACCGGCTGCGGTTACACCGATTTGGGCATCGATGACGATGGTCAGTTCCTGTTCCGCTGGCGTGTGGCCCCCTCCTCCTTGCTGGATGGAAGCGAAGGGGCCGATACCGGATCATCGGGTCTGTTCATTCAGCCGGATTTTGACATTTTGATACCGCCCGATGTGCCGAATTCCGTTAAGTTTCAAGCTGCTTGCTGCACGGAGCGGATTTTGGATGATGTGATGACGGTCTATCGCCTGACAAGGGATTCGGTGATGCAGGCGGCAAAAGCCGGAATGGAGCCGGAGGGAATCGCGGCCTTTTTCTCGAAACATGCAGCCGCTGGAATGCCGGAGAACGTGCAAGCTGCTTTATACCAATGGGGCAAGGAGATGGACAGGGCAGGCCTGAACGAGTCGCTGCGCTATGAAGAGGCTCCTCCGGAAGAGGATACGGAACTTGCGGGTACTGATGGAAATGACCGTTACCCTATGCAGTGGGGGACTCGCAGCCGTCCCTCCTGCGGATTGATCCGCCCGGCACGAAGCGAGCTTGCACTTGAACCTGATGACACCCTGCCGGATCCATCGTCGGTCATTCCCGATTTGAACCGGATTCCTGTCATGTGGACACGGGATTGGCGCTCTTACCACGGCTCGACGGCCAAACAAATGATGGAGCAGGCGCTGGAGCTGTCGGCCAAATTGGAGATTGCCGTCGATGGGAGCCGCATGGAATTCATTCCATTTCAAATCCTGCGTCAGCCGTGGAAAATTTCGGGTGCGTTATACGATCCGGATTCGGATAAGACGGGAGCCATCGTGGAGTTAGGCGAAGGGGAATGGAGGGAAATGCGGCTTGTGATTCCGTAA
- a CDS encoding DNA repair helicase XPB, giving the protein MHNKPCIVQRDRTILLETAHADAEAAREQLAQYADLIKSPASFHTYRLTPLSLWNAAAGGMSAEAICSSLQSLSRWDVPAALLEEVRQLVGRYGQLSLLSHPTFERALLLSCNEEALMQELTSHRSLREIGVRLISPKEAEVPSDRRGVLKQEMTRLGYPVLDHAGYMDGQYLNILWRGEKSGSERLEDSNGGSNDQRFELRDYQQKAAESFRDIGGEGGNGVLVLPCGAGKTVIGIAAMRELQCETLILTSNTTSVRQWIAELMQKTTLSVDEIGEYSGQRKQVRPVTVATYHILTHRQGKGEEQQHMKLFNERRWGLIIYDEVHLLPAPVFRATADIQATRRLGLTATLVREDGRESDVFSLIGPKRYEMPWKRLEAQGWIASVTCTEIKVPLPDEIREACEAAGKREQYRLAAENPSKLDVIRQLVDVHKDAQTLIIGQYLDQLHAISRELQAPLITGQMTQDQRNEWYNAFREGNVRVLVVSKVANFAVDLPDASVAIEVSGSYGSRQEEAQRLGRLLRPKSGENRAYFYALVTEDSREEIFAIRRQLFLIEQGYEYHAIHAKQPAAFLDLIAMRNPRSYQHPDGKEVSWR; this is encoded by the coding sequence GTGCACAACAAGCCTTGCATCGTCCAGCGCGATCGGACCATACTTCTTGAAACCGCCCATGCGGATGCGGAGGCTGCGCGCGAGCAGCTAGCCCAATATGCCGATTTGATCAAAAGTCCCGCGTCTTTTCATACATATCGCTTGACCCCTTTATCTTTATGGAACGCCGCTGCAGGGGGCATGTCGGCTGAAGCCATTTGCTCGAGCCTTCAGTCGTTGTCGCGTTGGGACGTGCCGGCCGCCCTGCTGGAAGAGGTTCGCCAGCTCGTTGGGCGTTATGGGCAGCTGTCGCTGCTCTCGCATCCAACGTTTGAACGTGCATTGCTGTTATCCTGCAATGAGGAAGCCCTGATGCAGGAGCTGACGTCCCATCGCTCCCTGAGGGAAATCGGCGTCCGGTTGATTTCGCCGAAGGAAGCAGAGGTGCCTTCGGACCGCCGCGGCGTGTTAAAGCAGGAGATGACCCGGCTCGGCTATCCTGTGCTGGACCACGCGGGATATATGGACGGGCAATACCTGAACATTCTTTGGCGGGGAGAAAAATCGGGCAGCGAGCGCCTTGAAGATTCGAACGGCGGATCCAACGATCAGCGGTTCGAGCTTCGCGACTATCAACAGAAGGCTGCCGAATCCTTCAGGGATATTGGCGGCGAAGGCGGCAACGGTGTGCTGGTCCTGCCATGCGGGGCCGGGAAAACGGTCATTGGCATCGCCGCCATGCGCGAGCTGCAATGCGAGACGCTGATCCTCACTTCCAATACCACGTCGGTAAGGCAGTGGATCGCCGAGCTGATGCAGAAAACGACGTTGTCCGTGGATGAAATCGGCGAATACTCCGGTCAGCGCAAACAGGTCAGGCCGGTGACGGTCGCTACCTACCACATCTTGACCCACCGGCAGGGCAAGGGGGAGGAGCAGCAGCATATGAAGCTGTTTAATGAACGGCGCTGGGGCTTGATCATTTATGACGAGGTTCATCTTCTTCCCGCACCGGTATTCCGCGCGACGGCCGACATCCAGGCGACCCGCAGGCTTGGCCTGACCGCCACTTTGGTTCGCGAGGATGGAAGGGAGAGCGACGTGTTCTCCCTGATCGGTCCCAAACGATATGAAATGCCGTGGAAAAGGTTGGAGGCGCAAGGGTGGATTGCTTCGGTGACCTGCACGGAGATTAAGGTGCCGCTGCCGGACGAGATCAGAGAAGCCTGCGAGGCGGCCGGCAAAAGGGAGCAATATCGGCTGGCTGCCGAGAATCCCTCCAAACTTGATGTGATTCGGCAGCTCGTGGATGTCCACAAGGATGCGCAGACGCTCATCATTGGACAATACCTTGATCAGCTCCATGCCATTTCCAGGGAGCTGCAGGCCCCGCTCATCACGGGACAAATGACCCAGGATCAGCGCAACGAATGGTATAACGCCTTCAGGGAAGGAAACGTTCGCGTGCTTGTCGTATCGAAAGTGGCAAACTTCGCGGTCGATCTGCCCGATGCTTCCGTAGCGATCGAGGTTTCGGGCAGCTACGGCTCGCGGCAGGAGGAAGCGCAGCGGCTTGGACGTTTGCTGCGGCCGAAGTCAGGGGAGAATCGGGCTTATTTTTATGCATTGGTAACGGAGGACAGCCGGGAGGAGATCTTTGCGATCCGGCGACAGCTGTTTCTGATTGAGCAGGGGTACGAATATCACGCGATACATGCAAAGCAGCCGGCGGCTTTCCTGGATCTGATCGCGATGCGAAATCCCCGTTCCTATCAGCATCCCGACGGGAAGGAGGTCTCGTGGAGATGA